In candidate division KSB1 bacterium, the genomic window GAATCGGGTGCAACGCGGGTGGAATTCTATTATGCGGTCCCGCTCAACCAGGTCACCTACGTGCCGGGCGAGCAGTCGTCGCTGGTCAGCCATCTCATAAAACGTCTCGTGATTTACGACGAGGAGTACCAGCCCGTTGTCCGGCGCGAGGAGACCCTCGAGTTGCGCGCCGAATCGCATGAACAAGTTGCGGGAAAGAGCTATGTGAACCAGCACGACGAGGCGTTGGCGCCCGGGCTTTACAATGTAGCTTTCGAGCTGGAGTGTCCGGAGTCAAGGCGACTTGCGGTGATCAAGAGCCAGCTTCGGGTGCGCTCATTTGCGGGCGATAGCTTGATGGTGAGTGACCTGCAGCTCTCCCTCCGCGTCCTCGAAGGAGCTGTTGCCAAGCACCTTAAGCCGAACGGGGTCCTGGTTGTGCCTACGGTGCAGCGCCTCTTTCAGCGAGGAAAGCCATTTTTTGTCTATTTTGAGATCTACAACCTCATGCTTGACGAGGCTGGGTCGAGTGACTACCAGCTCGAGTATGTGCTGCGCACTGCCGAGGGCGGCGGACTTCTGGACCGACTTTCCAAGGTGGTGAGTTTTCTTGCGAAGGATCGGGAGGCCCAGGCTGTGGGTATGTCCTTCCGCAGCGAGGGAAAGGAGCGATGGGAGCAGCGATACGTTCAACTGGATATGAGTCGCTGCCCAGCCGGTCGGGCCGAGCTGGTGGTTACCGTCACGGACCGTCACACCGGTCAGCAAGCGAGTGGATTCACATCTTTCGAGCTGGAATGAGCCGACCAAGCTTTCGGCCAAAAACGAGAACGCCCCGCTGTTGAGGCGGGGCGCTTCATTTTCCTTAAGCTCGCCGGATCAATAAGTGATGACAAGGGAGAAACGATGCGCATAGTCTAACATGCCCAGGTCAGTGTAGGCATAGTCCAGGGCAAAGGCTGCGTGTGTTCCCGGTACGCTGAAGCGCACCCCGCCGCCGGCCGCTATTTTGACCTTGTAGAAAAGATTCAGTTCCTGCTCCTTGCTCATCTTCTCCTCGTCAAAGCCGTCGGGGCTATAGACCAAGCCGCCACGCAAAAAGACCATGTTGTTCCAGGAAATCTCCGTGCCGGCGGCCGCGTAGGGGTTCACGTCCCTGGGGTCGACGAAGTCGGTGTTAACGGTGACTGTGGCGAGGTTACTCCTCAACACATCCAAGGACAGTCCCATGCGGAAGGTGAGGGGCAAGGGCCAGGCCTCCGTCTCCAGCCGCGACTCCTTAAGCGGGTTCCCCCCGATGACGTCGTCGATGTCTGCCTTGACCATCTGGTCGGTGCCCCGCATAGTCATTTTGCCGCCGAAGTTAGAGATGGACATGCCCAGCCGCATATTCCGGAATCCGGTCACGAACTGCGTCCCGGCGTCTACGGCAATCGCGCTGGCGCTGCTGAAGCTGATGGATTCGCGGACCACCTTGAACTGCACGCCCACGGCAAAGCGGTCGGTCAGTTCGCGGGCATAGGCTACGCCCAGAGCAAGGTCGGAAGCGCCGAAGTAGGTTCCCGTGCCGTTCGGCTCCGAGGGCGTGACGCGTTCCATCTCACCAAAGTCCAGCAAGTTGAGGCTGGCACCAATGGTGCCCCATTGGCCCAAGGAGTAGGTAGCACCGATGAAGCTGTGGCTAATGTCCAGCACCCAGTCGGTGTAGGCGATGCCTACCTGTACCCCAGGGATGCGCGCGATACCAGCCGGGTTCCAGTACAAGGCTGAGTAGTCTGTGACCGAGGCTACGTAGGCTCCGCCCATCGCCGCAGCGCGGGCGCCGACGCCGATCTTCAGAAAGTTGGCGCACGAGGTGCCCGTATTGTCGTTGCCTGCCAGAGCCGGCGCAACCGCTACCGCGGCTGCCAGCAAGACCACACAGAGAATACGTGCATTCATCATCCGGCCTCCTCAGTTCAGTCGTGAGTGCCGCATACGGAATCGGCTACTTGATGATGGCGAACTTGCCCAACTTCTCGCCGATCCCAGGCGCTTCGACATGGTACAGGTAGACGCCAAAAGCCACTTCCTGGTCGTTGTACGTCCACAAGTTCCACGCCTGCACGCTCGGCCCGCGGTAGCCAGGGTCTCCTGGCTGGTGATGGAGTATCTGCACCAGCTCACCGGAAGCGGTGAAAATCCTAATCGTACACCGCTCGGGGAGTCCGTGGAACTGTAGCTCCCGCACCCATGGCGTAAGCGAATTCTCATACACAGAAGTGACGGCATATGGGTTGGGAATCACGCGAATGGTCTCCAGATCTTTGGCAGTGGCCCCTGCCGTGGTCGCTGCCGTGGTGGTGATGAGATAGCGGTCGGCGGAGGTCAGGGGCCGCAGCGTATAGATCTTCGCAATATCCCCAGTGCGCGGTCGGATGCCAATGTGCACGTAGGTAGTGTCGTACACCGTCGTCGGCACACCATTGATCACCGTGTCACGCTGGGTGACGACCTGCCGTGGTGGCGGAGCCGCCAAAGTCAAGGTCCAGGTGAACTTGGTCTTTCCCTCGATGACCTCCTTGAACAGGACCTTGTACTGGTTCGTGTCCGAGGCGGCACTCTGCACGATGCCGTCAATTTGTTGGCCATAGGTGACGTTCCAGAGCTCAAAAGGCACGATACGCCCGGTAAGAGTGTCACCCCTGGAGGTGAAGCGCACCTCATAGTCTGAGGCGCGCGGCGTAGTGGTGGGTACCGCCAAGATTGACCAGTTGGTCAGCGCCGTGTCGCCTGCAGCCGTCGCCCAGTAGCTGCGCCCTGCGTCGAAGGCAATCTTTTCCTCATCGACGAGTGTCAGGCGGAATCCGTCGACTGCCGGCACGTACTCCTCGCCGTGAAGAAGCGGCGAGTTGGCGATAACAGTCATCTTCCGCAGGCTGTCGTAGAGGGAGAAGGTCTTGGCCGCCGGGTTTGAGTCGTCGATCGTGAGAAGATACCGGTTGTCCACCACTCCATAGGGGTCCAATATCTCCGCGTGCGGCTCCACCGTGGAGATGCCTGCCACATGAGCTATCATCAGTGCGGGTTCCTTGCATCCTGCCACAGGACTCTGCGGGACCACGCGCACAGTGTTGTCACCGGGCTTGTCCGGGTCCGTGCTGCGGGCGTTTTCCATGGGAGGGATCTTTAGCTGGCCGTACTGATCCTCCCGATCGTAGGCACACACGGCGTACCAGTATTCCACTCCGTTTTGCAGGTTGCGGTCAACGAATTTGTGCTGCAGGCCGGTATCATCGCCCAGATGGAGGTACGGGTTCAAGGGGCTGGTGCCCGTGACGCCGTTCTCCAGGTCGAACTGGGCAATGGGCACGTAGCCAACCACTGCTCCAATCGCGTCCCGGATTGCCTCGCCCCAGGTGAGGCCGCGGTCTGTGGAGCGATAGATGCGGTATCCTTCAAAGGCGTTGGTGCCGGTTAGTGGGTCCACCGAGCTCTCTGACGGATCGGCGTCCCAATACAGCGTAACGGTCCGATCGCCAGCATAGGCACGCACATGCGGCTGTTGTGGTGCGCTGGGGGCGTTGTAACCGGCGTTGTAGAGGAGCTGGCAGAGAGTGGCGTTCGCCATCAGTTCTGCCTTGTTTGCGCCAAAGATGTTGGCGAAGGTGAAGGTCACGGTTTCGCCCGGTGCCAAGTCGAAGGGGCCAGAGGCGTGCAAGGAGGTCACGTCAGGCCCGTACGTGCCAGGCGTCTGCGTCCAGTCATTTGGATGGGGTTGGACGTTGTCAATCTTGTCGATGCCCGAGGCGAGCATGTCGTAAACGTCTGCTTGGGTGGGGACGAAAAAGTCGTCATAGGTGGCCACGAACAATGTGGTCTGCCCCAGCTCCTTCCCATCTTTGCCCTTGGGCGTCTCGAGCATCTTCAGACCCTGCCAGGCGACATTCTTAGAAACGTAGCCCACCGACTTATCGTCGCCATCCCAGATGTAGAGAAAACTGCCAAGGAGCGGATCTGCTCCCGCTGGGATGAACTTGGCAAAGTCGTCCATCCACTCATTGTCGCCTTCCTCAGGGCAGTCCATGTCCGTGTGCACGCCTACGTAGCAATCCTTGATGGTATCGGTGCCGGTGTTGGTGATGAAGTACTTGAAGACGATAAAGTCGTCCGCCAAGGGGCTCGACCACTGCATCGCCCGTCCGTAGGTGCGAATGTGAAGAGGGGTCGGTTGTTGGCAGGTGGGGTCGTCATCCACCGCCATCCAGATGGCCTCGGCGTCGGCGGCCACCTCGCCGTTGGGTTTAACCCCGGGGAACCCCAGCGATCCAATAGGACCCACGTCCGAAGGCCACTGCGCCGCCCAGGAGCTGGGCTTGTTGCTCATGGCCAAGCCATTCTCGCCAATGCCCGAGTCGTATCCTGGCAAGGGTTCGTAGTGGTTTTCATTAATGTCCTCATAGCAGCCGCGAGCGCCACAGGAGATACGTTTCTCCCCTTTGAGCTTACCTCCTACGATAAGCGCCTCGCACCATTGGTAGGTGATGCCACACCCTATTGGGTATTCGAACGTAATCATCTCGCGACTGTACCCCAGGCGGTTCGCGTTGTTGATCTCCAAGCGAATTTTTCCGACGTCCAAGCGACCGTATTTGCGGTCTTTGAAGGCGCCGGGCTTGGCGAGAGCACCGGTTTGACCTCGTTGGAGCATCAGTTGCTGATAGTACTCCCGTTTACTCATGCCATTTTCTGGACGATCGCCCGCCGCCGAGACGAGCACTACGCTCAGCAGCAGGGGAACGGCAACCGCCAGGGCGAGAAGTTTGCTCTTCATGGCAAATCCTCCGTATGAGCAACACTTTCTGGGGCTTCTTAGAAACCGACGCTCAGCCCGAGCTCCAGGGTCCGCGGTGGGCCAAGATACTGGGGACGCGATACAAAGTCCTGCGTCTCGTCCCAGTCAGAACTCGCGTCGGGTTTGCCGGTATCGCCGAACACGTACAGCACATTTCGCTTGTTGAAGAGATTATTGACGTCAGCGTATAGTGCCAACTCCATTCCCATCAAGTGGAAGAGCTTCTGTGCGCGCACGTTGACCGTCATGGTCCAGGGCCGCCGGGCGCTGTTAGGCTCATCCAGCCGCAGGCCACGCGAACTTAGGGGGGTGTATGGCAGCCCACTGCCGTAATTGCCCACTACATTGACCGCCCAATTGCCGGGTTTGCCAAAGTCCAACACGAAGTTCATTGTGTGGGTCTGATCCCAGTCCATGGTCACGGTCTTCTTCGGCGGATAGGTCTTGAACACAGAGAAGGAGTACCAGTCGTTGTAGTGGGCGGTGACGTCTGCTGCGTTGCCTTCTGCACGAGAGTAGGTGTAGTTCAACGTGCCGCCGAAAAAGTTGGAAAAGCGTTTCTCCAATGACACTTCCACACCTTTGGCATTGGCGTAATCCATGTTCACATAGCGCCAATAGGAAGTTGGCGTGGCCATGAAACGCTGCAGCGCGGTATAGTCGAAGATGTCCTTGTAGTAGACGGTGATGTCAAGGGCTATGTCGCGGCTCAAGCGGGTCTGCAAACCGATCTCATAGGCGATGGTCTTCTCGGGCTTGAGGTTGGCGTTGCCCACCCAGCTATAGATGCCGTAGATGGACAAGTCTGGGTAGGGATAATTGGGGTCGTCCTGGTTCTCGAAGTAGTAGAGGTACTGGTAGTCCGGTACTTGGTAAAAGTGCCCGTAGGCAAAGTGCAGCACGGCCCGGTCGGTCACCGGATGGGCAAAGCCAAGGCGGGGACTGAGATGAATCTTTTTCTCTGCGTCCTTGAGCTCGGCGGTTGTCGGTTTGGTGGGGTCGCCGAAGTACTTGGCCTTGGTGTCCATGTAGTCCAGCCGAAGGCCGGCGTTCACCACCAGGCCCCAATCTTCAAATTCCATCTTGTCCTGCAGGTAAGCAGAGCCCTCCAGCGGCTTGTGCGCGTAATGGTAATACTCGGGCTTGGGGTTATAGGGCCCGCCAACATAGAAGTAGCGCAGGTCTAGCTGTTTCAGCTCCACTCCGGCCTTGAACTGATGTGTCTTGGTGGCTTGGCTGGTGACGTCGAACTTGACCGTGCTGATGGTGTTCTTACGCTCCTCAAAGTCATTGTCCCCCCCGATGGTCCAGGTGCTATCGACCTTGTTTCCCGCGTCGTCGTACTGGTAGGTCCACCACCCCTTATTGAACTCGTACTCTTCGTCCGGGCGGGTGCGGTCCGCCTTGCCAGCGTATTCGAGAGAATCGCTGAGCTGATAGTACTTGGCATATTCTCTGCCCACGTAGGTCTTGCCGGTCCGCTTGCTCTTGTAGACGAAGAATTCCTCCTCTTCGAGGCCTTTGTACCAGTAGTTGGTGACAAAGTGCGAGCCCCGGAGCGTGTAGAAAGTGCGAGGGCTGAGGGTATGCGTGAGGGTGAAGTTGACCATGTAGTTGCTCTGATAATTGGTCTCCAGGGCATCGGGCACGTATTTGTAGCCGTGGCTGTAGTTCTTGTACTGTGTCTGTCCAACCACACCGCCGATGGTGAGTTTGAGGCTCTCGAAGGGCTTGAAGACTAACTTGCCGTTGCCGCGGCTCTCGATTCGATAGGGCATTCCGGTCCACCCGAGGTAGGTATCGGTGTCGAGATAGTCGCCGGAGACGAAGAACGTGTTGGCCTTGCCAAGGAAAGGAATCGGTCCTCCCACGTAGGCATCCAGCCGGTAGGTGTCATAGTCGTAAAGCTTTTTGGTCACTCTCTCCCAGTAGCGGGGATCCATTTTGTTGCTCCCGGGAGTCGCAGGAGCCGTGCCGGCCAGACTGATGGGCTGGCCATCTGAGGTAACCCAGTCGGTGCGCTGACCGTCGACGATGCGTTGGTACTTGCGGAGGTAGGTTATTTCGCGGGGGTTGACGCCCTTGTCGGTGCGGAAGCGCACCCGCCCGGAATAGTTGGCACCGCCCTCCTTGGTGACGATGTTCAGGACGCCGGACATAGCCTCCCCATATTCGGCGTTGAATGTGCCGGTCATCACTGCCAATTCGGCAATGCCCACATTGGCCACGTCGCTCCCCATGCCTCCTACCTGTGGGTCTTCGACATAGAAGCCGTCGATGAGGTAGGCCAGTTCACCCGAACGCCCGCCGCGCACGTTGAACTCGCGGTTCAGGCCCGTTCCCGATTCGACGAACCCCGGGTGCGTGGCGAGCACCTGCTGATAGGTGTTCACCGGCATTTTGTCGATCTGCTCACCGGTAGTGACGCTGGCAGTGGCGGTCATGTCTCGCTCGATGAGCGGCCTCTCTGCGGTGACCACCACCACTTGCCCCTCCAGCACCGCCGGTTCCAAGTCGAAGTCCACCTTGGTTGTATAGTCCACCGTCACCTGGACTTCCCGCTTGACCACCGCGGTGTAACCGATCATCGTTGCCCTGACACTGTATTTGCCGGGCGGCACGTTGATGATGAAGTAGTAGCCCTCCGCGTCGGAGGCTGCCCCCATGGTGGTTCCTTCGAGGATGACGTTTACCGCGGGCAAGGGCTTGCCCGTGCTTTTATCCTTGACAATGCCGGCTATTTTGCCCGTGGTGCCCGCCCAGAGAGCCTGGGCCACTACAAGCATCAGCACAAGCACACCAACAATGGTCACGAGGTACGGACTGCGCTTCATGGACGTCCCTCCCGTAAAGGATCGTACACTTGCGCCGCGCCATCAAACAGTTGTTGCGACGCACTCGCTGTGCTCTCAAAGCCGCTGGAAGCGACTTTGTTTTGGCTGGTCCACAAGGGCTGAGCCCCCTCACTGTGAGGCCAATTCGACAGCGGAACGTTGGGACCTAAACCTCGAGCTATCGCCGACGTTCCATGTTTCAATATAACCACCGAAAAACAAAATGTCAAGAAAAAAATGAATAGCCCTCAGACCGTGGGCGCAGAAAGAACCCTGGTTTCGGAGGCCCCTCCGAAACCACGCTCGGTTGTTCTCACAAAGTGGAGAGCTATCCTTTCACCGCGGGTCGGGTGCTAAACCCAGCACCAGGCTCAGCATCTCCCGTTGAGGTAGTACTTGAGGGAATTGGGCTTGACTTCACACTCCTGGGCAATACACACAGGGGCGATCTTTCCCTTGTCGCGCATTTCGAACAGGCGCGGCACGATCATGTCGCGCAGGTCTTTTAACCTGAAGGGGTTAACGTAGATCTTGGTACCGCCCTCAAACCCTGCAGGAATGGTGACACGCCACTTGATCAGCACGTGCCATGGCATGGGGATGATGGCATCGCGGGGCATGTAGTACCACTCCTCATTGCAGGAAAGCTGGTTGCCCATGGCCGCGTGGATGGCATGGACGATGTCGCTAAAGCCTCGTAGTTCTTCGTCCGTGTGCTCGCTCGGCTTGCAGTGTTGGCTTTTGGAATAGATGGCGATGGTAGGATAGCGGTGCCCGAGGTCGACAAAAGCCATGGCGAAGTCGTTTTCGGCAACGACCAGATTGTGGTAGGAAGCAAAATTGGCTGCGTACTCGTTGTACATGTTGGGGCTCGCGTGCGCAAGCTGGAGTTCGCGCTCCACCGACACGCCCCACTCATCCAGGCCCACTAGCTGCTTGTGCAAATGGTCGAACGAAGCACCAGCAGGGCGGAGCCAGTTTTGGTACACGCTCACGTAGCGGACGTAGCGGTTCTGGTCATAGATATCTTCCATGGCCGCGATGGTGAACTTGAAGTACCAGAAGTGTTCCTCAGGGGTGAGCAGGCCCGAAGAAAGCGAGTCTGAGTCGTACTGCGCGTCAGGTGTGTAGTGACGGCGGTAGATGACCAGGTCGTGGGAGCCCCCAAAGAACGCATCGGCGTGCTCCAGTTTCTCGTCGACCGACATGCTGCGCAAGTAGCTCTCCGAACGGCCGCTCATGCTCAGCTTCATATCCACCATGTGCAGAACGTGGCCCAAGCCCTCTTTTGAGGAGAGGTATCGCTGCTTCCACGCCAGGTTCCGCTCACTGAGCCGGTAATCGTGGTTCTTCTTCCAATAGTCTACGCTGACAATCTCGAAAAGATTGGGAATCCGACGAAACTCGGCTGTAGTGGCAAAGAGCTGCTGAGGGTCAATCCGCTCCAGCATGTAGTAGCCATTTTCGCCCCGCACCAGACGGCTTTTTTCCGGCGGGGTGTTGAGGTAGTTTGCTTCGCAAAAGTTGCAATAATCTTCGGGAGTATGGACTTCAAGTTTCTTTGCGGTCTTGGGGCGCTCGTTGGTGATTGGCTTGTGTCGCCTGTCTGGTATAGCCCACACTTCTGTGCCAGTGAACGGATGGATCTGCTTCTCCGTGCCGTCTGGCATCACATGGTACATCGCTTCATGTACGCGCTCTAACAAGCTGCCTCCCTCCGCAATAGTTCACGCCTGCAAGGAATTTGGCCAGGCGACTGGCAATATACGAAAACGATTAAAATTTTGCAACAGGAAAAACCAGTCGCGGCCTGTCGTTGCAAGGTCCCCCACCTCGTCAATCGAGTCGCTCAACTTGCCAGTCATAGTCCCATGTGTCAAAGTACAAATTGCCCCCCCGCCATTCTACCTCGCCTCGCTGAAAGTCCACCGTTTCGCTGCGGGGGTAGATCTTTGCCGGATAAAGGGGCTGGGAAAAGTCGTCATTCACTATCCAGCGGTAGGGGTCGGTGTTGCCAAGACAGAACCAACGTACGCGCTCGTCCTTGGACTCCTTCAGACCGTATGACTGGTCCACCAGCACCCAGCCATATGGTTCAAGGTACATTTCGCACCAATCGTGCATTGATTCCTGGCCGGGCATCATTTCGTACCCCGACTGCCAATGCACCGGGATGCCATTCATGCGCGCCAGGGTCATGAAAAGCAGGGTTTGCATGCCGCAGTCGCCGTGGCGTTCTCGGTAGGCGTACATTGGGATATTGCGAATGGTGGAGTACTCCCTTGCTCCTGCCCACGGGACCCACTGGTCCACCCAGGCGAAAATCCGCTTCGCCTTCAAGTAAGGATTGGACTCGTTGCCCACAATCTGCTTTGAGATGGCGCGCAGCTCATCGGTAAAGACGATGTGGGGTGGAACTTCACGCGTGTTTTCTTTATACAGGGCCGAAGAGGTATCATAAGGCTGCACACGCGCAGGGTCGATGCCGTTGTATTCGGCGTACGAGGTGAAGGAAAAGGTGTAGCGAAAGACCGTGGGCTTTCCGGCAGTAGCCTTTTGCTCGAAATAAATGGTTCGCTGCAGGTAGCGCTCGTTGTCGGCGATGAGGTAGTTAGATGGACTGGCCGATTCCAGCACTATCTGCTGCTGACGACGATTGCCTTCGCGCGGATAAGGAAGCCAAGCTCGGATGACTTCTCCCGGTGGCACCGCGTCGGCATGCACAGACAGGGTGTAGGTAATGCGGAACCGCTTTGGCTTGACCAGGCGGGTGCCAAGGGTCTCGCTCGCCTGGATGATGGCCGCAGCGTCCTCTTCGTAGACGTAGGCCGGCTTTTTCATCAAGCCGTGCTTCTTGTCGTAGTCGAGTTTGATGCGGCGTGCCTCCTTATCGAGGCGGAAGAGATTGCTCGCGGCCCGCGCGAAGTACCACTTCTGCCCGTCTATGACCATGCTCTCCAGTGCGTGCGCCTCTTCCCAGCGAACCAGGTCTGCCTCTGTCGCGGTGGGGATGTAGAGCCGAATTTGTTCGAGGACCTCGTTCCTCGTCGTGGTAAAATCCTTGCGAATGCGCTCCAGCCGCTCTATCTCAAACTCCAGCGCCAGGCGGTCCAGCGCCGGCATGTCCGGATTGTTTGCCAAGGCGAGGCGCATGGCCTGCTGCGCCTTGGCGAATTCTCCCGCGGCAATGAGCGGCTCGAACGGTGCCAAGGGACCTTGTCCCAGCACCAGACCCGGGAGAACCATCACTGTAAGAACACATCCGTATTTCATCTTTGTCTCCCAGAGCTCTCTCCGTGCACATTGTTGCGCGCCGGGCCCCATCATGAACACTTATTAGTCCCGAGACGTGCCGTGGATGGCCCAGATTGCCCCCCACCTTCAAACCACCTTGTCACGTGCTCCTGCTTCCCACAAGGCGGGTGCCGAAAGCTACCGCATCGGTTCGCTTTTCTTGGGCTCCCGTGGGCTTAGAGCGCCACTGGGGCTCTCGGTTGGCCTCGACCCTCCTTTTCTCGCCTGCTCCTTCATGAGAGGGGGTACCTCCGCTTTTCCTTCCGATAGCGGTCCCGCATTTTGCGGCCCTGGGTAGAAGTAGACTCTCACCGAATTGTCTTGGGCTCCGCGTCGGGCGGGAAACTCCGCCACCAGCGAGGTAAAGGAAGCTAACCATCGGTACATGTCCGGCTGCTGCGGCGGAATGGTCTTGCCAATAGTAATGAGCCAGGCCCGCGGTAGGTCGCGCAGCTCTTCTTCACGAGCGGGTACAAGAATCCGAGAGCTATCCAACTCAATTCCTTGCAGCCGCGCCGTGCCTTGCACGTAGAAGCGTGCCTCCGCCGGATCCTTGAACAGGTACACCGGGATTATCAAGTCCTCCTTGGCGACATGCCGGTTTATGAAGCGCAGTGCCTCCCGTAGACGGTCACGGTTACCCCAGCCGGGTCCAAAGTATTCATAGTCCGTTTCCAAGGAGGGAAGGAGCACAAGGGCTAAGACTCCAACAAGGGCGAGCTTACCTTTCCTTTGGTCCGTCAGATGCGCCACGAAGCATGCCGCTGCTACCGCGAAAGCGGGAATTATGAGCGAAGTATACTTGGCGCTCACATTGACTCGGAACGCGGAGGCAAAGGCCAGCGCCAAGGGCGCCAAGAGCAAATAACAAACCAGGAAGACGCCTTTGACCGTCTGCTTACGTAGCACCTGGATACTCCCCAGCAGTGCCGCCACTGCGACCGTGGGGGTGAGGTGATAGGCGAGTTTGAGGGCGAAGACCAAGGGAGTCGTTCCCCAATAACCTGAGGTGAGTTGCTTTTCGTGCCAATGAAGAACAAAACGATAGAAGCCAGGCACGAAGATGAGGCTTACCCCCACAAGGAGCACGGCAGTAAGGCGCATCCGGCGCGCGTCTGCTGTGTCCTTCAGCGGGCCAAGCCAGGATAGCGCGAGGAGCACGAAAACGGCTATGACAAGAAGAAATGCAGCGGTGTTGTGCAGGAAGAACGAGATGGCGAAAAGGCTGAGGAAGAGCACCAGGTTAACGAAGCGATAGGTTTGCAGGAAGCGAAAAAAGTGGAGTGCAGCCCAGACTGTTACGAAGACGACGATGGCATAGGCTCTGCCGAATTGTGACAAGTAGATGTGCCAGGGCGAGAAGGTGACGCAGAACACGGCCAGCAGCGCAACGCGCCTGTCGAACATGGCGCGGGCAAGATGGTACACTCCGAGCAGGGTGAGGGTGCCGAACAAGAAGGGGAAGAAGCGCAGGGCAAAGGCATTAACGCCAAAAAGCTGAAGGGAAAGGCGCGTGAGGAGGAGAAAGGGCTGCCGCGGGTCGCCGCCCCACGGGCCTAGCGCTCTGTCCAGGGTGTAGAGTTCGTCAATCCAGCAGCTCCAGGTGCCCAGCTTGTACAGGCGGATGCCGCCGCCCATAAGGATCAAGGCTCCCAGGCAGAGAGCCTCGCGATAGGGCCGGTGTGACTTCGAGCTAAACGTGGGGCGTCTCCACCAGGACAGTGATCAAGCCGAGGCCGCATCGCGCTGCCCTCCGCCCTTGGCGCCAATTCCAGGCGCCCCGACCGCTATCCCTGGCGCGGTGCCCATGGCTGGCAATACGACAAAGCCCTGGGCGCTGTCCCAGGGCCCGGTGGTGGCGCCTCCCGGAATCGAACCGGGGACACACGGATTTTCAGTCCGTTGCTCTACCGACTGAGCTAAAGCGCCAACTAACCAGTGGCAAATATAGAAAATTTTCCTTCTCTGTCAAGTGAAAAGTTGCTGTGAGGGCGAGAAGGTGAAACGCGG contains:
- a CDS encoding glycosyltransferase family 39 protein; its protein translation is MGGGIRLYKLGTWSCWIDELYTLDRALGPWGGDPRQPFLLLTRLSLQLFGVNAFALRFFPFLFGTLTLLGVYHLARAMFDRRVALLAVFCVTFSPWHIYLSQFGRAYAIVVFVTVWAALHFFRFLQTYRFVNLVLFLSLFAISFFLHNTAAFLLVIAVFVLLALSWLGPLKDTADARRMRLTAVLLVGVSLIFVPGFYRFVLHWHEKQLTSGYWGTTPLVFALKLAYHLTPTVAVAALLGSIQVLRKQTVKGVFLVCYLLLAPLALAFASAFRVNVSAKYTSLIIPAFAVAAACFVAHLTDQRKGKLALVGVLALVLLPSLETDYEYFGPGWGNRDRLREALRFINRHVAKEDLIIPVYLFKDPAEARFYVQGTARLQGIELDSSRILVPAREEELRDLPRAWLITIGKTIPPQQPDMYRWLASFTSLVAEFPARRGAQDNSVRVYFYPGPQNAGPLSEGKAEVPPLMKEQARKGGSRPTESPSGALSPREPKKSEPMR